A single window of Actinoallomurus bryophytorum DNA harbors:
- a CDS encoding alkaline phosphatase family protein — MALVLLPAMASAAPASAPVSGHVVVIGVPGLLWSDIHDTATPNLARLAAQGSSAALSIKTVGPHTCPIDGWLTISAGQRSQLRNGSCGLAPAPDGNAVPGFAAMRDDNAHNKYKSDVGLLGDAVHHAGGCTMAIGPGAALGAADSAGRVDGYVPSTEQIPADGLSRCPLTMIDIDDVFHAFIDAGVDVNGHQVPVTVKKRAAAVKSADTQIGQALTGLPPNTTVLIAGLSDANVSAHLRVAIASGPGYSAHYLTADSTRTGGLVTLTDATATILHTLGLKQPSDAVGSRWRADGAQPASVTTLAKRLNDHDVAAQSYSRLNVPFYLVLVIVQVALYAFGTFALSRKRGRILTVTRVAAVAGAALPVASFLANLVPWWSADHPAVILVAAIVVLVGVITAAALAGPWRRSIIVPGAIVGGLTALVLTLDALTGSHLQTCSMLGYTPLVAGRFYGFGNIPWAVWVTGLIITTGAVAGWFQSSGRGRLATATVIGAGILALVIDGAPFAGADFGGIIAIFPGFAVFALMIAGRRVRLSRLLLVLAAGVVVVLGMSFLDSLRADPTHIGEFWKSLTNGDGGTIIFRKFRGMIGTFHNWELSLIAIAAVVFLIFALLRPLTWRAAVLHTAYERAPALRPTLIAVLVTGGVGMLVNDSGVAIPALAFTLAIPLALAASIQALGPEETSEPPSPSERPESASAPKA, encoded by the coding sequence GTGGCGCTGGTTCTCCTGCCCGCCATGGCCTCGGCGGCGCCGGCGAGCGCCCCGGTCAGCGGCCATGTCGTGGTGATCGGCGTGCCCGGCCTGCTGTGGAGCGACATTCACGATACCGCCACGCCGAACCTCGCCCGGCTGGCCGCGCAGGGTTCCTCCGCGGCGCTGTCGATCAAGACCGTCGGTCCGCACACGTGCCCGATCGACGGCTGGCTGACCATCTCCGCGGGGCAGAGATCACAGCTTCGGAACGGCAGCTGCGGCCTGGCACCCGCGCCGGACGGCAATGCCGTCCCCGGCTTCGCCGCGATGCGCGACGACAACGCGCACAACAAGTACAAGTCCGACGTCGGCCTGCTCGGTGACGCGGTCCACCACGCCGGCGGCTGCACGATGGCGATCGGGCCCGGCGCCGCCCTCGGCGCGGCCGACAGTGCCGGGCGGGTGGACGGGTACGTTCCGTCCACCGAGCAGATCCCGGCCGACGGGCTCTCCCGGTGCCCGCTGACGATGATCGACATCGACGACGTGTTCCACGCCTTCATCGACGCGGGCGTGGACGTGAACGGCCACCAGGTCCCGGTCACCGTCAAGAAGCGCGCGGCGGCCGTGAAGAGCGCCGACACCCAGATCGGCCAGGCCCTCACCGGCCTGCCCCCGAACACCACCGTGCTGATCGCCGGGCTGTCGGACGCGAACGTCTCGGCGCACCTGCGCGTCGCCATCGCGAGCGGCCCTGGCTACTCCGCTCATTACCTGACCGCGGACTCCACGCGTACCGGCGGGCTCGTCACGCTGACCGACGCCACCGCGACGATCCTGCACACCCTCGGGCTCAAGCAGCCGAGCGACGCGGTGGGCTCCCGGTGGCGCGCCGACGGCGCACAGCCGGCCTCCGTCACCACGCTCGCCAAGCGGCTGAACGACCATGACGTGGCCGCGCAGTCCTACAGCCGCCTCAATGTGCCCTTCTACCTGGTCCTGGTCATCGTCCAGGTGGCGCTGTACGCCTTTGGCACGTTCGCGCTCAGCCGCAAGCGGGGCCGGATCCTCACGGTGACCAGAGTCGCCGCGGTGGCCGGGGCCGCGCTGCCCGTGGCCTCCTTCCTCGCCAACCTGGTGCCGTGGTGGTCGGCCGACCACCCGGCCGTCATCCTGGTCGCCGCCATCGTGGTGCTGGTCGGTGTGATCACGGCCGCGGCCCTGGCCGGTCCGTGGCGCCGGTCGATCATCGTTCCGGGGGCCATCGTCGGCGGCCTGACGGCACTCGTGCTCACGCTCGACGCCCTTACCGGAAGTCACCTGCAGACGTGCAGCATGCTCGGGTACACGCCGCTCGTGGCGGGACGCTTCTACGGCTTCGGCAACATCCCGTGGGCGGTGTGGGTGACCGGCCTGATCATCACGACCGGGGCCGTGGCCGGGTGGTTCCAGAGCTCCGGGCGCGGCCGCCTCGCGACCGCGACCGTGATCGGCGCCGGGATCCTCGCGCTCGTGATCGACGGCGCGCCCTTCGCGGGCGCGGACTTCGGCGGCATCATCGCCATCTTCCCCGGCTTCGCGGTCTTCGCTTTGATGATCGCCGGTCGGCGGGTCCGCCTCTCGCGGCTCCTCCTCGTCCTGGCCGCCGGGGTGGTCGTCGTCCTGGGAATGTCGTTCCTGGACTCGCTGCGCGCCGACCCGACGCACATCGGGGAGTTCTGGAAGAGCCTGACGAACGGCGACGGGGGGACGATCATCTTCCGCAAGTTCCGCGGGATGATCGGCACCTTCCACAATTGGGAACTCTCGCTCATCGCGATCGCCGCCGTGGTCTTCCTGATCTTCGCGCTGCTGCGGCCGCTCACCTGGCGCGCCGCCGTACTCCACACGGCCTACGAGCGGGCTCCCGCGCTGCGTCCGACGCTCATCGCCGTGCTCGTCACGGGCGGGGTGGGCATGCTGGTCAACGACTCCGGCGTGGCGATCCCGGCGCTGGCGTTCACCTTGGCGATCCCGCTGGCGCTCGCGGCGAGCATCCAGGCGCTTGGGCCCGAGGAGACCAGCGAGCCGCCATCACCATCAGAGCGACCAGAGTCAGCGTCAGCGCCCAAGGCGTGA
- a CDS encoding glycosyltransferase 87 family protein, with the protein MGGRRTIRQTMIVVAAIVIAAVAVGPLVLHWLTNQPDQRLVDLDVYRSGGQAVLHGAPVYDFMTQPPQLLPFTYPTFAVLLAVPLALVPWTAAQWLWTALIFVAMTLVVRYSFAALLGRIRSWAPIMIGALVALCAYAMPLQDQIRFGQVDILLVAMCVADIAPGRTRWPRGVLVGLATAIKLVPGVFVIYFWITGRRREAVTAAVASVAATLLTFLILPADSADYWFRALFDSDRLGSNTSTTNQSIRGMLLRLYWPDAVTSLLWLVCVAIVAYFGFRAARHAWRNGDEIRGVAITGLLAVLVSPVAWIHHLAWLVVVLGAIVGDGRDRRRIALAAGVWLFYVLHVPWWGITMLADHIGPRFLGRIVQDAYGLGAIGLLFALRPRRRAPNPESDGADTSRNEARVGTLGS; encoded by the coding sequence ATGGGTGGTCGAAGGACGATACGCCAGACCATGATCGTCGTCGCGGCAATCGTCATCGCCGCCGTCGCGGTCGGGCCTCTCGTCCTGCACTGGCTGACCAACCAGCCCGACCAACGCCTCGTCGACCTCGACGTCTACCGTTCGGGCGGCCAGGCGGTGCTGCACGGGGCGCCGGTCTATGACTTCATGACTCAGCCGCCGCAACTGCTGCCCTTCACCTATCCGACCTTCGCGGTGCTGCTGGCAGTGCCGCTCGCCCTGGTCCCCTGGACCGCCGCCCAGTGGCTCTGGACGGCGCTGATCTTCGTGGCCATGACCCTAGTGGTGCGTTACTCCTTCGCCGCGCTGCTCGGCCGAATCCGGTCGTGGGCGCCGATCATGATCGGCGCGCTCGTCGCGCTGTGCGCGTACGCCATGCCGCTGCAGGACCAGATCCGCTTCGGGCAGGTCGACATCCTCCTCGTGGCCATGTGCGTCGCGGACATCGCCCCGGGCCGTACGCGCTGGCCCCGCGGCGTCCTGGTCGGGCTGGCCACCGCGATCAAGCTGGTGCCCGGGGTCTTCGTGATCTATTTCTGGATCACCGGACGCCGGCGTGAGGCGGTCACCGCCGCCGTCGCCTCGGTGGCGGCCACGCTCCTGACCTTCCTGATCCTGCCCGCGGACTCGGCCGACTACTGGTTCCGTGCGCTGTTCGACAGCGACCGGCTGGGCTCCAACACCTCCACCACGAACCAGTCGATACGCGGGATGCTGCTGCGGCTCTACTGGCCGGACGCCGTCACCTCGCTGCTGTGGCTCGTGTGCGTCGCGATCGTCGCCTACTTCGGCTTCCGTGCCGCACGCCACGCCTGGAGGAACGGGGACGAGATCCGCGGTGTCGCCATCACCGGGCTGCTCGCGGTGCTGGTCTCACCGGTCGCCTGGATCCACCACCTCGCCTGGCTGGTCGTGGTCCTAGGCGCCATCGTCGGAGACGGCCGCGACCGGCGCCGTATCGCCCTCGCCGCCGGCGTCTGGCTCTTCTACGTCCTGCACGTGCCCTGGTGGGGGATCACCATGCTGGCGGACCACATCGGCCCGAGGTTCCTGGGGCGCATCGTCCAGGACGCGTACGGCCTGGGCGCGATCGGGCTCCTGTTCGCGCTCCGGCCGCGCCGCCGTGCACCGAATCCGGAAAGTGACGGCGCGGATACCTCGCGTAACGAAGCCCGGGTGGGTACGCTCGGTTCGTGA
- a CDS encoding DUF4446 family protein: MALIGIILGGLGLYAGLTARKRAVLAFEECAEMMRRQLQVTSGAGDNRAVRDVAIVHYDALKEVSGGLSFSLAMLNALGDGVVLTSINGRTETRTYARVIQSGRSQQVLSPEEDHVVRAARLGRGPSIRLDDRLDVRVNGQPSSPA, translated from the coding sequence TTGGCTTTGATCGGAATCATCCTCGGGGGACTCGGCCTCTACGCGGGTCTCACCGCGCGCAAGCGCGCGGTGCTGGCCTTCGAGGAGTGTGCCGAGATGATGCGCCGTCAGCTCCAGGTCACCTCCGGCGCCGGTGACAACCGCGCCGTCCGTGATGTCGCGATCGTCCACTATGACGCGCTCAAGGAGGTTTCGGGCGGCCTGTCGTTCTCGCTGGCGATGCTCAACGCCCTTGGGGACGGCGTCGTCCTCACCTCCATCAACGGCCGCACCGAGACCCGCACCTACGCACGCGTGATCCAGAGCGGACGCAGCCAGCAGGTGCTGTCGCCGGAAGAGGACCACGTCGTACGGGCCGCCCGGCTCGGCCGTGGCCCGTCGATCAGGCTCGACGACCGGCTCGACGTCCGCGTCAACGGCCAGCCGTCCTCACCTGCCTGA
- the pheA gene encoding prephenate dehydratase translates to MTEHDQRQGGSTGGEGRSDRFAYFGPEGTFTEAALLTLPEAASAPREPYATVPAALDAVRRGDADAAMVPLENSVEGPVTTTVDDLADGDALIIAGEVLLPVEFSLLVRSGTRLGDIKRVCTHPHAYAQCRRWLAETLPDAEVSTGTSTAGAAMAVSDPTSEFDAAIAAPIAGERYGLVPAAEGIADRAGAVTRFVLVRRPEPPDAVTGMDRTSLMAYLTDDHPGALLEFLTEFAVRGVNLTLIQSRPTGDGFGRYRFWIDCEGHVEDARVGEALMGLRRVCSDIRFLGSYPRADEGRPEIRRGTHDADFAEASAWLSAIRSGHDL, encoded by the coding sequence GTGACCGAGCACGACCAGCGTCAAGGCGGCAGTACGGGCGGCGAAGGTCGCTCTGACCGTTTTGCCTACTTCGGTCCGGAGGGCACCTTCACCGAGGCCGCGCTGCTCACCCTGCCCGAGGCGGCGTCCGCCCCGCGCGAGCCGTACGCGACGGTGCCCGCGGCCCTGGACGCGGTACGCCGCGGCGACGCGGACGCCGCGATGGTCCCGCTGGAAAACTCGGTCGAGGGCCCGGTGACCACCACCGTCGACGACCTTGCCGACGGGGACGCCCTGATCATCGCGGGCGAGGTGCTGCTGCCCGTGGAGTTCTCCCTGCTCGTACGCTCCGGCACACGCCTCGGCGACATCAAGCGCGTCTGCACCCACCCGCACGCGTACGCGCAGTGCCGCCGGTGGCTCGCCGAGACCCTGCCGGACGCGGAGGTCTCGACCGGCACGTCCACCGCGGGTGCCGCGATGGCGGTCTCCGACCCGACCTCGGAGTTCGACGCGGCGATCGCCGCGCCCATCGCGGGCGAGCGCTACGGCCTGGTCCCGGCGGCCGAGGGCATCGCCGACCGCGCCGGCGCCGTCACGAGGTTCGTCCTCGTACGCCGCCCGGAGCCGCCGGACGCGGTGACCGGCATGGACCGCACGTCCTTGATGGCCTACCTGACCGACGACCATCCCGGCGCGCTGCTGGAGTTCCTGACCGAGTTCGCGGTGCGCGGCGTCAACCTGACCCTGATCCAGTCCCGGCCGACCGGCGACGGCTTCGGCCGCTACCGCTTCTGGATCGACTGCGAGGGCCACGTCGAGGACGCCAGGGTCGGCGAGGCGCTCATGGGCCTGCGCCGCGTCTGCTCCGACATCCGGTTCCTCGGCAGCTACCCGCGCGCCGACGAGGGGCGCCCGGAGATCCGCCGCGGCACCCACGACGCCGACTTCGCCGAGGCGTCCGCCTGGCTGTCGGCCATCCGCTCCGGCCATGATCTTTAA
- the serS gene encoding serine--tRNA ligase, producing MIDLRTLRNDPDRLRVSQRTRGEDDSVVERLLELDERRRSALSSYESLRAEQKNVGKSVSKAQGEERQKLLDQAKNLAQQVKDADAESQRLEQELNDLLKVVPNIVEEGAPAGGEDDYVVLETVGVPPTFDFEPKDHLELGESLGAIDMERGAKVSGARFFYLTGIGAQLQLALLNLAMEQAIGYGFTAMVPPVLVKPEAMEGTGFLGAHAAEVYQLPQEDLYLVGTSEVPLAGYHMNEIISDLPRRYVAWSSCFRREAGSYGKDTRGIIRVHQFDKVEMFSYCDPENAQEEHRRLLDWEKEMLAKVELPYRVIDTAGGDLGTSAARKFDCEAWVPTQERYLELTSTSNCTDFQARRLSVRYRDDGGRTRPVATLNGTLATTRWIVAILENHQQADGSVRVPKALQRFLGREVLEPVAK from the coding sequence GTGATCGACCTGCGAACTCTGCGTAACGACCCGGACCGGTTGCGTGTCAGCCAGCGCACCCGAGGTGAGGACGACTCCGTCGTCGAGCGGCTGCTCGAGCTCGACGAGCGCCGGCGGTCCGCGCTGAGTTCGTACGAGTCGCTCCGGGCTGAGCAGAAGAACGTCGGCAAGTCGGTGTCCAAGGCGCAGGGCGAGGAGCGCCAGAAGCTCCTCGACCAGGCCAAAAACCTGGCACAGCAGGTCAAGGACGCCGACGCCGAGTCACAGCGGCTCGAACAGGAGCTGAACGACCTCCTCAAGGTCGTCCCGAACATCGTCGAGGAGGGCGCGCCGGCCGGTGGCGAGGACGACTACGTCGTGCTCGAGACCGTCGGCGTCCCCCCCACGTTCGACTTCGAGCCGAAGGACCACCTGGAGCTCGGCGAGTCCCTCGGCGCCATCGACATGGAGCGCGGCGCGAAGGTCTCCGGTGCCCGGTTCTTCTACCTGACCGGCATCGGCGCCCAGCTCCAGCTCGCCCTGCTCAACCTGGCGATGGAGCAGGCGATCGGTTACGGCTTCACCGCCATGGTCCCGCCCGTGCTGGTCAAGCCCGAGGCGATGGAGGGCACCGGGTTCCTCGGCGCGCACGCCGCCGAGGTCTACCAGCTGCCCCAGGAGGACCTCTACCTCGTCGGCACCTCCGAGGTACCGCTGGCCGGCTACCACATGAACGAGATCATCAGCGATCTCCCGCGGCGCTACGTCGCCTGGTCCTCCTGCTTCCGCCGGGAGGCCGGCTCGTACGGCAAGGACACCCGCGGCATCATCCGGGTGCACCAGTTCGACAAGGTCGAGATGTTCTCCTACTGCGACCCGGAGAACGCCCAGGAGGAGCACCGTCGCCTGCTCGACTGGGAGAAGGAGATGCTCGCCAAGGTCGAGCTGCCGTACCGCGTGATCGACACCGCGGGCGGCGACCTCGGTACGAGCGCCGCGCGCAAGTTCGACTGCGAGGCGTGGGTGCCCACCCAGGAGCGCTACCTCGAGCTGACCTCGACCTCCAACTGCACCGACTTCCAGGCACGCCGCCTGTCCGTGCGCTACCGCGACGACGGCGGGCGTACCCGCCCGGTCGCGACGCTCAACGGCACGCTCGCCACGACCCGATGGATCGTCGCGATCCTGGAAAACCACCAGCAGGCGGACGGTTCGGTACGCGTGCCGAAGGCCCTGCAGAGGTTCCTCGGCCGCGAGGTGCTCGAGCCCGTCGCCAAATGA
- a CDS encoding HAD family hydrolase, which produces MTPPRLVATDLDGTTVRSDYTVSERTVKAFARVERAGAMLVMVTGRPPRWIHPVASAVGHQGVAICANGAIVYDLHTEQVVGSHLMTAEALRSAISALTASLPGLGFAVEYEDGIQYAHGYELSGWDNAEKDGSIGLEKLMSRPAAKLLARHPELDADALLAEATKLVGDVVLPTHSNGRRLIEMSALGVSKASTLAELCERHGIDAADVVAFGDMPNDLPMLMWAGRSYAVANAHPLVLEAVDTKVAGNDDDGVARTLEELFPEL; this is translated from the coding sequence ATGACGCCTCCGCGCCTGGTCGCCACGGATCTGGACGGCACGACCGTCCGCAGCGACTACACCGTGTCCGAGCGCACGGTGAAGGCGTTCGCACGGGTCGAACGCGCCGGCGCCATGCTCGTCATGGTGACCGGCCGTCCGCCGCGCTGGATCCACCCGGTCGCCAGCGCGGTCGGCCACCAGGGCGTGGCGATCTGCGCCAACGGCGCCATCGTCTACGACCTGCACACCGAGCAGGTGGTCGGCTCGCACCTGATGACCGCCGAGGCGCTGCGCTCGGCGATCTCGGCGCTCACGGCTTCGCTGCCCGGCCTCGGCTTCGCGGTCGAGTACGAAGACGGCATCCAGTACGCGCACGGCTATGAGCTCTCCGGCTGGGACAACGCGGAGAAGGACGGCTCGATCGGGCTCGAGAAGCTCATGTCGCGGCCGGCCGCCAAGCTGCTCGCCCGCCATCCCGAGCTCGACGCCGACGCGCTCTTGGCCGAGGCCACCAAGCTGGTCGGGGACGTCGTGCTGCCCACTCACTCCAACGGCAGGCGGCTGATCGAGATGAGCGCGCTCGGGGTGTCCAAGGCCAGCACCCTCGCCGAGCTGTGCGAACGGCACGGCATCGACGCCGCCGACGTCGTGGCCTTCGGTGACATGCCCAACGACCTGCCCATGCTCATGTGGGCCGGCCGGTCGTACGCGGTGGCCAACGCCCACCCTCTGGTGCTCGAGGCGGTCGACACGAAGGTGGCGGGCAACGACGACGACGGCGTCGCCCGCACCCTCGAAGAACTCTTTCCCGAGCTATAG
- a CDS encoding bacterial proteasome activator family protein, producing the protein MSSSDQDPHIVVVGQNGMATASGEDGESEERSVAEMVEQPAKVMRIGSMIRQLLEEVRQAPLDEASRARLAQIHQRSIKELEDGLAPELIDELERISLPFTDTEAVPSEAELRVAHAQLVGWLEGLFHGIQTTLFAQQMAARAQLEQMRRALPPGAIPQEDSAPGRTSGPYL; encoded by the coding sequence ATGAGCAGCAGCGACCAGGATCCACATATCGTCGTCGTCGGGCAGAACGGCATGGCGACCGCCTCCGGCGAGGATGGTGAGTCGGAGGAGCGCTCGGTCGCCGAGATGGTCGAGCAGCCGGCGAAGGTCATGCGCATCGGCAGCATGATCAGACAGCTGCTCGAGGAGGTGCGCCAGGCCCCCCTCGACGAGGCGAGCCGCGCCCGGCTCGCGCAGATTCACCAGCGTTCGATCAAGGAGCTCGAGGACGGCCTCGCGCCGGAGCTGATCGACGAGCTGGAGCGCATCTCACTGCCGTTCACCGACACCGAGGCCGTTCCCAGTGAGGCCGAGCTCCGTGTCGCGCACGCGCAGCTCGTCGGCTGGCTCGAAGGGCTGTTCCACGGCATTCAGACCACGTTGTTCGCCCAGCAGATGGCGGCACGTGCGCAGCTGGAGCAGATGCGGCGCGCGTTGCCGCCCGGTGCCATCCCCCAGGAGGACAGCGCTCCCGGCCGTACCTCCGGCCCCTACCTATAG
- a CDS encoding NAD(P)H-quinone oxidoreductase, producing MHAIVIENPGEPDVLRWTEVPGPVAGPGEVLLDVVAAGINRADISQRQGSYPPPPGAPEYPGLEASGRIAALGEGVTGWRVGDEVCALLAGGGYAERVAVPAGQLLPIPKGVSLVEAAGLPEVVCTVWSNVFMLAGLREGESFLVHGGGSGIGTIAIQLAKARGARVLCTAGSEEKLQRCRGLGADIAINYRTEDFVKEAAPVDVILDNIGADYLTRNVETLGTGGRLMIIGFQSGAVAEFNLGKLMRRRASVQSTGLRARPREEKAEIVASVREHVWPLVESGAVRPVIDRTVPMWDAAAGHRILEESTHVGKVLLTVRD from the coding sequence ATGCATGCGATCGTCATCGAGAATCCGGGCGAGCCGGACGTATTGCGATGGACCGAGGTCCCTGGCCCCGTCGCCGGCCCAGGTGAGGTGCTGCTCGACGTCGTGGCCGCGGGTATCAACCGGGCCGACATCTCCCAGCGACAGGGCTCCTATCCACCTCCACCCGGCGCCCCCGAATACCCCGGGCTCGAGGCGTCCGGGCGGATCGCGGCGCTCGGCGAGGGCGTGACCGGGTGGCGCGTGGGCGACGAGGTCTGCGCGCTGCTGGCCGGTGGGGGGTACGCCGAGCGAGTGGCCGTGCCGGCCGGCCAGCTGTTGCCCATTCCGAAAGGCGTGAGCCTGGTCGAGGCCGCGGGCCTGCCCGAGGTCGTCTGCACCGTTTGGTCCAACGTCTTCATGCTCGCCGGCCTGCGAGAAGGCGAGTCATTCCTGGTCCATGGGGGTGGGAGCGGAATCGGCACCATCGCGATTCAGCTCGCCAAGGCGCGCGGGGCGCGTGTGCTGTGCACCGCGGGCAGCGAGGAAAAGCTCCAGCGCTGCCGCGGGCTCGGCGCGGACATCGCCATCAACTATCGGACGGAGGATTTCGTCAAAGAGGCCGCACCGGTCGACGTGATCCTGGACAACATTGGCGCCGACTATCTGACGCGTAACGTGGAGACGCTGGGTACGGGCGGGCGGCTCATGATCATCGGTTTCCAGAGTGGCGCCGTCGCCGAGTTCAACCTCGGCAAGCTGATGCGGCGGCGCGCCTCGGTGCAGTCGACGGGGCTGCGTGCCCGGCCGCGCGAGGAGAAGGCGGAGATCGTCGCGTCCGTCCGCGAGCACGTGTGGCCGCTGGTGGAGTCCGGTGCCGTACGCCCGGTCATCGACCGCACGGTCCCGATGTGGGACGCCGCCGCCGGGCACCGCATCCTGGAAGAGAGCACACACGTCGGCAAAGTCCTCCTTACAGTGCGAGACTGA
- a CDS encoding AAA family ATPase codes for MSGNESAEPSGEEDSAKEAEASDAWTSTPPAPAFPQYPGPPAQDPAADGQQPQGFPGYPPQDFGGVPQPPQFPGVPGQDYGGYPPYPPPEQAGPPAYESVPSPHEAMPPNGTGSAEDQSPPAAEPEEYDEAERTQYVEPRPPAETTQLDGGYEGYNEGGYQGYAPPYPAQQFGPPAGAEQAPQYYGQPGAEQAPPAYQYPPQPEQGAYYQQQYAPPQQYGPPPGAEQQPYPGQGYGPPPGAEQQPYPGQGYGPPPGAEQAYPGQGYGPPPGAEQGPPLAPLPEAYGQQPEGSGQTADSLSADMLLRGRRHAPAGGWRRAVYKASGGVIHPGESPQEMKRRELLARARTPVAGGHHRVAVMSLKGGVGKTTTTVGLGAMLASMRGDRVIAVDANPDRGTLSDKVRLETATTVRDLLNEHEQIQRYADVRAYTSQSSSRLEVLASDRDPAVSEAFSEDDYRTVAHVLEHFYSICLTDCGTGLLHSAMAGVLGLANQLVLVSSPSVDGARSASATLDWLEAHHYGDLVRNGVVVLSMVRSRSRSTVDLDRLQAHFESRCRAVVRIPYDPHLEEGAEVELEQLSTATQEAYLVLAATVGDGFAWPH; via the coding sequence ATGAGCGGCAACGAGTCCGCCGAGCCGAGCGGCGAAGAGGATTCCGCCAAGGAGGCCGAGGCTTCCGACGCGTGGACCAGTACGCCGCCCGCACCGGCCTTCCCCCAATATCCCGGCCCGCCCGCGCAGGACCCCGCCGCGGACGGACAGCAGCCCCAGGGCTTCCCCGGATATCCACCGCAGGACTTCGGCGGAGTGCCCCAGCCGCCGCAGTTCCCCGGCGTGCCCGGGCAGGACTACGGCGGCTACCCGCCGTACCCACCGCCGGAGCAGGCGGGCCCCCCGGCGTACGAGTCGGTCCCATCTCCGCACGAAGCCATGCCACCGAACGGCACCGGATCCGCCGAGGACCAGTCGCCGCCCGCCGCGGAGCCGGAGGAGTACGACGAGGCCGAGCGCACCCAGTACGTCGAGCCGCGTCCGCCGGCCGAGACGACCCAGCTCGACGGCGGCTACGAGGGATACAACGAGGGCGGCTACCAGGGTTACGCGCCCCCGTACCCGGCCCAGCAGTTCGGCCCGCCGGCCGGCGCCGAGCAGGCACCGCAGTACTACGGTCAGCCCGGCGCCGAGCAGGCGCCGCCGGCGTACCAGTACCCCCCGCAGCCCGAGCAGGGTGCGTACTACCAGCAGCAGTACGCCCCGCCGCAGCAGTACGGTCCGCCGCCGGGTGCCGAGCAGCAGCCCTACCCCGGCCAGGGCTATGGTCCGCCGCCGGGTGCCGAGCAGCAGCCCTACCCCGGCCAGGGGTACGGCCCGCCGCCCGGCGCCGAGCAGGCCTACCCCGGCCAGGGATACGGTCCGCCGCCCGGCGCGGAGCAGGGCCCGCCGCTGGCCCCGCTGCCGGAGGCGTACGGCCAGCAGCCGGAGGGCAGCGGCCAGACCGCCGACAGCCTGAGCGCGGACATGCTGCTGCGCGGCCGACGGCACGCGCCCGCGGGCGGCTGGCGGCGCGCCGTCTACAAGGCGTCCGGCGGCGTGATCCATCCCGGTGAGTCCCCGCAGGAGATGAAGCGCCGCGAGCTGCTGGCGCGCGCACGCACGCCGGTCGCCGGTGGCCACCACCGCGTCGCGGTGATGAGCCTGAAGGGCGGCGTGGGCAAGACGACCACGACCGTCGGCCTCGGCGCGATGCTGGCCTCGATGCGCGGCGACCGGGTCATCGCCGTCGACGCCAACCCCGACCGCGGCACACTGTCGGACAAGGTACGGCTGGAAACGGCCACGACAGTGCGCGACCTGCTGAACGAGCACGAGCAGATCCAGCGCTACGCCGACGTCCGCGCCTACACCTCCCAGTCGTCCTCACGGCTCGAGGTGCTGGCCTCCGACCGCGACCCCGCGGTCTCCGAGGCGTTCAGCGAGGACGACTACCGCACCGTCGCGCACGTCCTGGAGCACTTCTACTCGATCTGCCTCACCGACTGCGGCACGGGCCTGCTGCACTCGGCGATGGCAGGCGTCCTGGGCCTGGCCAACCAGCTGGTCCTGGTCAGCTCACCGTCCGTCGACGGCGCGAGGTCGGCCAGCGCCACGCTCGACTGGCTGGAGGCCCACCACTACGGCGACCTCGTACGCAACGGAGTAGTGGTCCTGTCGATGGTCCGCTCCCGCAGCAGAAGCACAGTCGACCTGGACCGCCTCCAGGCCCACTTCGAAAGCCGCTGCCGCGCAGTAGTAAGAATCCCCTACGACCCCCACCTGGAAGAGGGCGCGGAAGTAGAACTCGAACAACTCTCCACGGCAACCCAAGAGGCCTACCTGGTCCTAGCCGCCACAGTCGGCGACGGCTTCGCCTGGCCCCACTAA